The sequence TCACGAAACTGTTAACGCCCACTATGATCGCCCCGAGCACGATATTTGACACCACAATATTAAGGAAAGTGAACAGCAGCACGATGATGAGCTTCGCATACATCAGCTTCATCCGTGAAATGGGATACGTAAACAGCAGGGCCATCGTATTGTTCTTATACTCGTCAATAATCAACCTGCTGAGCAGAACGGAAGCAAAGATGATGAATGTACCGCTTATAAAGATATGCAGCCCTTCAAAAGCCTCCGGATAGGTTGCAAATTCACTTTGGTCAATGAAGACGACTAGTATCATGAAGGCGAGGATGGCCAGATTGGCGATGAGTACACCTTTCAGCATTCCAGCCAGCTTATGCTTGCGAATTTCCAGAGAAATAAGCTTACGCAATGCCCTCACCCCCGATCAGGCTTAAGAAATGATCTTCCAGTGAGTGTTTATTTTTGCTGATACTTTCTATTTCCACATCCTCCATCACCAGCGCCTTATTCAGTTCATGCTGCGAAACTCCTTCATCGTAAATCCGGATGATGCCGGAATCCATCACTTTAAAATTCGACAGATGCAGTTTGTGCTCCAGC is a genomic window of Paenibacillus durus ATCC 35681 containing:
- a CDS encoding ABC transporter permease; translated protein: MRKLISLEIRKHKLAGMLKGVLIANLAILAFMILVVFIDQSEFATYPEAFEGLHIFISGTFIIFASVLLSRLIIDEYKNNTMALLFTYPISRMKLMYAKLIIVLLFTFLNIVVSNIVLGAIIVGVNSFVSAISEEITANLLISELIKTGASAVYAAGIGLIPLYVGMRKKSVPATIVSAVLIVTLISSGFGKFRLGDLALVSVSLGLLGIAIAYLSIRRVERDDVA